In Cicer arietinum cultivar CDC Frontier isolate Library 1 chromosome 7, Cicar.CDCFrontier_v2.0, whole genome shotgun sequence, a single window of DNA contains:
- the LOC140918838 gene encoding uncharacterized protein: MCDDGVENSLHVSFLCSNGRNCWHQCNFRDMVQATTIRANFAAILIFTLLQRLGHTQVAWMAMTVWSLWQQQNNRLWHNIIENPMQVINYNMRLLEEWKLAQNLQQRQMSDNIINSPIIWLKFNDGRYKCNVGVSFSNISDRVGISICIRDDGGHFVLAKTEWSHSSAQ; encoded by the coding sequence ATGTGTGATGATGGTGTGGAAAATAGTTTGCATGTCTCCTTTTTATGCAGTAATGGTAGGAATTGTTGGCACCAATGCAATTTTAGAGATATGGTGCAAGCAACCACAATTAGAGCGAACTTCGCcgcaattttgatttttactcTTTTGCAAAGACTCGGTCATACCCAAGTGGCCTGGATGGCAATGACCGTGTGGAGTCTAtggcaacaacaaaacaatcgcTTATGGCACAATATCATTGAAAACCCAATGCAAGTCATCAACTACAATATGCGACTACTAGAGGAGTGGAAGTTGGCACAAAATCTACAACAACGGCAAATGTCAGATAATATAATTAACTCCCCCATTATTTGGCTCAAATTCAACGATGGAAGGTATAAATGTAATGTAGGTGTCTCTTTCTCTAATATCTCCGATCGTGTTGGCATTAGTATTTGTATTAGAGATGATGGAGGACATTTTGTCCTAGCTAAAACAGAATGGTCACACTCATCTGCTCAGTAA
- the LOC101507983 gene encoding uncharacterized protein, which translates to MSIISWNYRGLGNLRTVPNLKFLVRNYNSDIIFLYKTLVNLNKIEELRVFLGYDFCFSTSREGRGGGIAMLCHSFFPCVIIGFLTNHIDVEAEENSVGRWRLTGYYNYPKSRRRRDAWNMLRNLAHVSNLPWCIIGDFNDILSSNEKKGRVNREQWLINGFRQAVSDSELTDVHMDGYPFTWFKILGTERAVEERLDCALANSLWHLTFPNANLVNLGGRRQIRSNSRTLKFKNAWLLEPEFDDFVRPRWLSNYHPDLLAKLEICAHDMAAWGRINCLKLRQEITQCKKALERERELGSDANVERTHNVHAPVLNALSRVIDLKDNDKLFASFLIEEFKEAVFSMEADQCLGPNGLNPRFYHHFWSLCGSEIFQQCCDWLLTGVFPSTLNVTNITLIPKGDEQKTMTYWRPIALLPNSSILENAMEALEIVHYMKSKTRGRVGDVTLKLDFNKAYDRIGWVTFKRCLLLWVLQINGKVYDKSELFSTNLGHNPSYGWRSIWSAKPLLHEGSRWSIGNMSSISLWNNNWLSDGSNLVKPSRVLDQHANACVDSFLMPWQKEWNSSLVTTMFDPSTVQKILKTPLLDSLRENTRVWKIDSSGMYTV; encoded by the exons ATGAGTATTATTAGTTGGAACTATCGAGGTCTGGGTAACTTGAGAACAGTTCCAAATTTAAAATTCCTTGTTCGGAATTATAATTCGGACATTATCTTTTTGTATAAGACTTTGGTGAACTTGAATAAAATTGAAGAATTGAgagtttttcttggttatgatTTCTGTTTTTCTACTAGTAGAGAAGGTCGAGGGGGAGGCATAGCCATGCTTTGTCACTCATTTTTTCCTTGTGTTATTattggttttttaaccaatcatattGATGTTGAGGCGGAGGAAAATAGTGTTGGGCGATGGCGGTTAACGGGGTATTACAACTATCCTAAGAGTCGTCGTCGGAGAGATGCTTGGAACATGCTACGTAACCTTGCACATGTTTCTAATTTACCTTGGTGCATAATTGGGGATTTTAATGACATCTTGTCTTCAAATGAGAAGAAGGGCAGAGTGAATCGAGAACAATGGCTAATAAATGGATTTCGACAAGCAGTGTCTGACTCTGAGTTGACTGATGTGCATATGGATGGCTATCCATTTACCTGGTTTAAGATTCTGGGAACTGAACGAGCTGTGGAAGAACGATTGGATTGTGCTTTGGCTAATTCTCTATGGCATCTAACTTTTCCCAATGCAAACCTTGTCAATCTA GGGGGAAGAAGACAAATTCGATCTAATTCTCGTACTCTCAAGTTCAAAAATGCATGGTTACTGGAACCTGAATTTGATGATTTTGTTCGACCACGGTGGCTTTCTAACTACCATCCGGATCTTCTTGCTAAACTAGAAATTTGTGCACATGATATGGCGGCTTGGGGTAGAATCAATTGTCTTAAACTTCGCCAAGAAATCACACAATGTAAGAAAGCATTGGAAAGAGAGCGTGAGTTGGGCAGTGACGCAAATGTGGAAAG AACACACAATGTTCATGCTCCTGTTTTGAATGCCCTTTCACGTGTTATTGATCTGAAAGATAATGATAAGTTGTTTGCTTCCTTTCTAATAGAAGAATTCAAAGAAGCTGTTTTTTCTATGGAGGCAGATCAGTGTCTGGGGCCTAATGGTTTGAACCCAAGATTTTATCATCATTTCTGGTCTCTATGTGGCAGTGAGATTTTTCAACAATGTTGTGACTGGCTCCTGACTGGGGTATTTCCTAGTACACTAAATGTAACCAATATAACTCTAATCCCAAAAGGTGACGAACAGAAGACCATGACATATTGGCGACCTATAGCTCTTT TACCTAATAGCTCCATCCTTGAAAATGCAATGGAAGCCCTTGAAATTGTTCATTACATGAAAAGTAAGACCCGTGGTAGAGTTGGTGACGTCACATTGAAACTAGATTTCAACAAAGCTTATGATCGCATTGGTTGGGTTACCTTCAAGAGATGTTTACTACTTTGGGTTTTGCAGATCAATGG GAAGGTCTACGATAAG AGTGAACTTTTTTCTACTAACCTTGGTCATAATCCAAGCTATGGTTGGAGGAGCATTTGGAGTGCGAAACCGCTTCTGCATGAGGGATCTCGTTGGAGTATTGGAAACATGTCCAGTATCTCTTTGTGGAATAACAATTGGTTAAGTGATGGGTCTAACCTTGTTAAACCATCACGAGTGCTTGATCAACACGCAAATGCTTGTGTTGATAGTTTTCTTATGCCTTGGCAAAAAGAATGGAATAGTTCCCTTGTTACAACAATGTTTGATCCTAGCACCGTTCAAAAGATTCTCAAAACACCTCTTCTTGACTCACTGAGAGAGAATACTAGGGTTTGGAAAATCGATTCTAGTGGTATGTATACTGTCTGA